From Streptomyces sp. NBC_00237, a single genomic window includes:
- the hppD gene encoding 4-hydroxyphenylpyruvate dioxygenase has protein sequence MTETTTETTGHVTPNTAREADPFPVKGMDAVVFAVGNAKQAAHYYSTAFGMKLVAYSGPENGSRETASYVLTNGAARFVFTSVIRSSTEQGRFIEAHVAEHGDGVVDLAIEVPDARAAYAYATAQGATGLTEPHEVKDEHGVVVLAAIATYGKTRHTLVERKGYEGPYLPGFVAASPIVEPPAKRTFQAIDHCVGNVELGKMNEWVGFYNKVMGFTNMKEFVGDDIATEYSALMSKVVADGTLKVKFPINEPAIAKKKSQIDEYLEFYGGAGVQHIALATNDIVSTVRTMRAAGVAFLDTPDSYYDTLGEWAGETRVPVETLRELKILVDRDEDGYLLQIFTKPVQDRPTVFFEMIERHGSMGFGKGNFKALFEAIEREQEKRGNL, from the coding sequence ATGACTGAGACCACGACTGAGACCACTGGGCACGTCACCCCGAACACCGCGCGCGAGGCCGATCCCTTCCCGGTCAAGGGCATGGACGCGGTCGTCTTCGCCGTCGGCAACGCCAAGCAGGCGGCCCACTACTACTCGACCGCCTTCGGCATGAAGCTCGTCGCCTACTCCGGACCGGAGAACGGCAGCCGCGAGACCGCCAGTTACGTGCTGACGAACGGCGCGGCCCGCTTCGTGTTCACCTCCGTCATCCGGTCCTCCACCGAGCAGGGCCGGTTCATCGAGGCGCACGTCGCCGAGCACGGTGACGGTGTCGTCGACCTCGCCATCGAGGTTCCGGACGCGCGTGCCGCGTACGCCTACGCCACGGCGCAGGGCGCCACCGGCCTCACCGAGCCGCACGAGGTCAAGGACGAGCACGGCGTCGTCGTGCTGGCCGCCATCGCGACGTACGGCAAGACCCGCCACACGCTGGTGGAGCGCAAGGGGTACGAGGGTCCTTACCTGCCCGGGTTCGTCGCCGCGTCGCCGATCGTCGAGCCGCCCGCCAAGCGGACGTTCCAGGCGATCGACCACTGCGTCGGCAACGTCGAGCTCGGCAAGATGAACGAGTGGGTCGGCTTCTACAACAAGGTCATGGGCTTCACGAACATGAAGGAGTTCGTGGGCGACGACATCGCGACCGAGTACTCGGCGCTCATGTCGAAGGTCGTCGCGGACGGGACGCTGAAGGTCAAGTTCCCGATCAACGAGCCCGCGATCGCGAAGAAGAAGTCACAGATCGACGAGTACCTGGAGTTCTACGGGGGCGCCGGTGTGCAGCACATCGCGCTCGCGACGAACGACATCGTCTCGACGGTACGCACCATGCGCGCCGCCGGTGTCGCCTTCCTCGACACGCCGGACTCGTACTACGACACGCTGGGGGAGTGGGCGGGCGAGACCCGCGTTCCCGTCGAGACGCTGCGCGAGTTGAAGATCCTGGTCGACCGGGACGAGGACGGGTACCTGCTCCAGATCTTCACCAAGCCGGTCCAGGACCGTCCGACGGTCTTCTTCGAGATGATCGAGCGGCACGGGTCGATGGGGTTCGGCAAGGGCAACTTCAAGGCACTCTTCGAGGCGATCGAGCGGGAGCAGGAGAAGCGCGGGAACCTGTAA
- a CDS encoding Lrp/AsnC family transcriptional regulator, which translates to MAVDELDGRLIVLLAREPRIGVLEASRRLGVARGTVQARMDRLQSNGVIRGFGPDVDPAALGYPVTAFATLEIKQGQGADVRAHLGSVPEVLELHTTTGHGDMLCRLVARSNADLQRVIDRVVGFDGIVRASTAIVMENPVPLRIIPLVEQASGLT; encoded by the coding sequence ATGGCAGTGGACGAACTCGACGGACGGCTGATCGTGCTGCTGGCCCGTGAGCCGCGCATCGGCGTACTGGAGGCGTCCCGCCGACTCGGGGTGGCGCGCGGCACCGTGCAGGCGCGGATGGACCGCCTTCAGTCGAACGGCGTCATCCGGGGCTTCGGCCCCGACGTCGACCCGGCGGCGCTCGGCTACCCGGTGACCGCCTTCGCGACGCTGGAGATCAAACAGGGTCAGGGCGCGGACGTACGGGCACATCTGGGATCGGTGCCGGAGGTCCTGGAACTGCACACCACCACCGGGCACGGGGACATGCTCTGCCGCCTGGTGGCCCGGTCGAACGCGGATCTTCAACGGGTGATCGACCGGGTTGTGGGTTTTGACGGCATCGTCCGGGCTTCCACGGCGATCGTCATGGAAAATCCCGTTCCGCTGCGGATCATCCCGTTGGTGGAGCAGGCGTCCGGGCTGACCTGA